In Gopherus flavomarginatus isolate rGopFla2 chromosome 5, rGopFla2.mat.asm, whole genome shotgun sequence, one DNA window encodes the following:
- the KATNBL1 gene encoding KATNB1-like protein 1 isoform X1, translating into MASEAHNVRKWNLLHTKGCHIDLGRRISHSTNKNMKEGKKSPKQLASYTNRTTVGQTVTSSPFFFKVVYCRKKVHCYTSKPCYRKKQFPKVRGRDMANKENELACADNLPAKLHDSHTLLLNTSDSGSSQTQGPSSKYSGFFSEVSQDHDTMAQVLFSRNLRLNVAFTFWRRRSISELIAYLVRIQDLGVVVDCLPVLTSSLQEEKTYISVGCCVDLFPLVKSLLKSKYEEYVIVGLNWLLAVIKRWWSELSAHMEKVKDGNIQILKQQLSGLWEQENHLTLVPGYTADRVLPVLYFEIHLYPDITRIGYNAIKQHSGRSKQV; encoded by the exons ATGGCATCTGAAGCCCACAATGTTAGAAAATGGAACCTGTTGCATACCAAGGGTTGTCACATTGATCTGGGAAGAAGGATCTCTCATTCCACTAATAAGAACATGAAGGAG GGTAAGAAATCTCCAAAACAGTTGGCTTCTTACACAAACAG AACAACAGTTGGACAAACTGTGACGAGCTCccctttttttttcaaagtagTATATTGTAGAAAAAAAGTTCACTGTTATACTTCAAAACCTTGTTACAGAAAAAAACAGTTCCCTAAAGTCAGGGGCCGTGACATGGCAAATAAGGAAAATGAACTGGCTTGTGCAGATAATCTGCCGGCAAAACTACACGACAGTCATACGCTTTTATTAAATACCAGTGATTCTGGCTCCTCTCAAacacaaggtccctcatcaaaatACAGTGGATTTTTTTCAGAG GTTTCTCAGGACCACGATACTATGGCACAAGTTCTTTTTAGTAGAAACCTGCGACTGAATGTAGCTTTTACCTTCTGGAGAAGAAGAAGTATAAGTGAACTCATAGCCTATTTAGTGAG GATACAGGACCTTGGAGTAGTAGTAGATTGCCTTCCTGTACTTACtagcag TTTACAGGAAGAAAAAACATATATTTCAGTTGGCTGCTGTGTAGATCTGTTTCCTTTAGTAAAATCACTGCTTAAAAGCAAATATGAAGA ATATGTGATAGTTGGTCTAAACTGGCTCCTAGCTGTCATTAAGAGATGGTGGTCAGAACTGTCTGCACACATGGAAAAAGTAAAAGATGG AAATATtcagattttaaaacaacaactaaGTGGATTGTGGGAACAAGAAAATCATCTGACTCTGGTTCCAGGATATACTG CAGACAGGGTCCTGCCTGTACTTTActttgaaatacacctctaccccgatataacacgaattggATATAACGcaataaagcagcactccggcagatcaaagcaagtttga
- the KATNBL1 gene encoding KATNB1-like protein 1 isoform X2, whose product MASEAHNVRKWNLLHTKGCHIDLGRRISHSTNKNMKEGKKSPKQLASYTNRTTVGQTVTSSPFFFKVVYCRKKVHCYTSKPCYRKKQFPKVRGRDMANKENELACADNLPAKLHDSHTLLLNTSDSGSSQTQGPSSKYSGFFSEVSQDHDTMAQVLFSRNLRLNVAFTFWRRRSISELIAYLVRIQDLGVVVDCLPVLTSSLQEEKTYISVGCCVDLFPLVKSLLKSKYEEYVIVGLNWLLAVIKRWWSELSAHMEKVKDGNIQILKQQLSGLWEQENHLTLVPGYTGNIAKTGSCLYFTLKYTSTPI is encoded by the exons ATGGCATCTGAAGCCCACAATGTTAGAAAATGGAACCTGTTGCATACCAAGGGTTGTCACATTGATCTGGGAAGAAGGATCTCTCATTCCACTAATAAGAACATGAAGGAG GGTAAGAAATCTCCAAAACAGTTGGCTTCTTACACAAACAG AACAACAGTTGGACAAACTGTGACGAGCTCccctttttttttcaaagtagTATATTGTAGAAAAAAAGTTCACTGTTATACTTCAAAACCTTGTTACAGAAAAAAACAGTTCCCTAAAGTCAGGGGCCGTGACATGGCAAATAAGGAAAATGAACTGGCTTGTGCAGATAATCTGCCGGCAAAACTACACGACAGTCATACGCTTTTATTAAATACCAGTGATTCTGGCTCCTCTCAAacacaaggtccctcatcaaaatACAGTGGATTTTTTTCAGAG GTTTCTCAGGACCACGATACTATGGCACAAGTTCTTTTTAGTAGAAACCTGCGACTGAATGTAGCTTTTACCTTCTGGAGAAGAAGAAGTATAAGTGAACTCATAGCCTATTTAGTGAG GATACAGGACCTTGGAGTAGTAGTAGATTGCCTTCCTGTACTTACtagcag TTTACAGGAAGAAAAAACATATATTTCAGTTGGCTGCTGTGTAGATCTGTTTCCTTTAGTAAAATCACTGCTTAAAAGCAAATATGAAGA ATATGTGATAGTTGGTCTAAACTGGCTCCTAGCTGTCATTAAGAGATGGTGGTCAGAACTGTCTGCACACATGGAAAAAGTAAAAGATGG AAATATtcagattttaaaacaacaactaaGTGGATTGTGGGAACAAGAAAATCATCTGACTCTGGTTCCAGGATATACTGGTAATATAGCTAAG ACAGGGTCCTGCCTGTACTTTActttgaaatacacctctaccccgatataa
- the KATNBL1 gene encoding KATNB1-like protein 1 isoform X3, with the protein MASEAHNVRKWNLLHTKGCHIDLGRRISHSTNKNMKEGKKSPKQLASYTNRTTVGQTVTSSPFFFKVVYCRKKVHCYTSKPCYRKKQFPKVRGRDMANKENELACADNLPAKLHDSHTLLLNTSDSGSSQTQGPSSKYSGFFSEVSQDHDTMAQVLFSRNLRLNVAFTFWRRRSISELIAYLVRIQDLGVVVDCLPVLTSSLQEEKTYISVGCCVDLFPLVKSLLKSKYEEYVIVGLNWLLAVIKRWWSELSAHMEKVKDGNIQILKQQLSGLWEQENHLTLVPGYTGCRCLFITATLRCLEN; encoded by the exons ATGGCATCTGAAGCCCACAATGTTAGAAAATGGAACCTGTTGCATACCAAGGGTTGTCACATTGATCTGGGAAGAAGGATCTCTCATTCCACTAATAAGAACATGAAGGAG GGTAAGAAATCTCCAAAACAGTTGGCTTCTTACACAAACAG AACAACAGTTGGACAAACTGTGACGAGCTCccctttttttttcaaagtagTATATTGTAGAAAAAAAGTTCACTGTTATACTTCAAAACCTTGTTACAGAAAAAAACAGTTCCCTAAAGTCAGGGGCCGTGACATGGCAAATAAGGAAAATGAACTGGCTTGTGCAGATAATCTGCCGGCAAAACTACACGACAGTCATACGCTTTTATTAAATACCAGTGATTCTGGCTCCTCTCAAacacaaggtccctcatcaaaatACAGTGGATTTTTTTCAGAG GTTTCTCAGGACCACGATACTATGGCACAAGTTCTTTTTAGTAGAAACCTGCGACTGAATGTAGCTTTTACCTTCTGGAGAAGAAGAAGTATAAGTGAACTCATAGCCTATTTAGTGAG GATACAGGACCTTGGAGTAGTAGTAGATTGCCTTCCTGTACTTACtagcag TTTACAGGAAGAAAAAACATATATTTCAGTTGGCTGCTGTGTAGATCTGTTTCCTTTAGTAAAATCACTGCTTAAAAGCAAATATGAAGA ATATGTGATAGTTGGTCTAAACTGGCTCCTAGCTGTCATTAAGAGATGGTGGTCAGAACTGTCTGCACACATGGAAAAAGTAAAAGATGG AAATATtcagattttaaaacaacaactaaGTGGATTGTGGGAACAAGAAAATCATCTGACTCTGGTTCCAGGATATACTG GATGTAGGTGCTTATTTATTACAGCTACACTGAGATGCTTGGAGAACTGA
- the KATNBL1 gene encoding KATNB1-like protein 1 isoform X4 — MASEAHNVRKWNLLHTKGCHIDLGRRISHSTNKNMKEGKKSPKQLASYTNRTTVGQTVTSSPFFFKVVYCRKKVHCYTSKPCYRKKQFPKVRGRDMANKENELACADNLPAKLHDSHTLLLNTSDSGSSQTQGPSSKYSGFFSEVSQDHDTMAQVLFSRNLRLNVAFTFWRRRSISELIAYLVRIQDLGVVVDCLPVLTSSLQEEKTYISVGCCVDLFPLVKSLLKSKYEEYVIVGLNWLLAVIKRWWSELSAHMEKVKDGNIQILKQQLSGLWEQENHLTLVPGYTGNIAKDVGAYLLQLH, encoded by the exons ATGGCATCTGAAGCCCACAATGTTAGAAAATGGAACCTGTTGCATACCAAGGGTTGTCACATTGATCTGGGAAGAAGGATCTCTCATTCCACTAATAAGAACATGAAGGAG GGTAAGAAATCTCCAAAACAGTTGGCTTCTTACACAAACAG AACAACAGTTGGACAAACTGTGACGAGCTCccctttttttttcaaagtagTATATTGTAGAAAAAAAGTTCACTGTTATACTTCAAAACCTTGTTACAGAAAAAAACAGTTCCCTAAAGTCAGGGGCCGTGACATGGCAAATAAGGAAAATGAACTGGCTTGTGCAGATAATCTGCCGGCAAAACTACACGACAGTCATACGCTTTTATTAAATACCAGTGATTCTGGCTCCTCTCAAacacaaggtccctcatcaaaatACAGTGGATTTTTTTCAGAG GTTTCTCAGGACCACGATACTATGGCACAAGTTCTTTTTAGTAGAAACCTGCGACTGAATGTAGCTTTTACCTTCTGGAGAAGAAGAAGTATAAGTGAACTCATAGCCTATTTAGTGAG GATACAGGACCTTGGAGTAGTAGTAGATTGCCTTCCTGTACTTACtagcag TTTACAGGAAGAAAAAACATATATTTCAGTTGGCTGCTGTGTAGATCTGTTTCCTTTAGTAAAATCACTGCTTAAAAGCAAATATGAAGA ATATGTGATAGTTGGTCTAAACTGGCTCCTAGCTGTCATTAAGAGATGGTGGTCAGAACTGTCTGCACACATGGAAAAAGTAAAAGATGG AAATATtcagattttaaaacaacaactaaGTGGATTGTGGGAACAAGAAAATCATCTGACTCTGGTTCCAGGATATACTGGTAATATAGCTAAG GATGTAGGTGCTTATTTATTACAGCTACACTGA